The following coding sequences are from one Carcharodon carcharias isolate sCarCar2 chromosome 13, sCarCar2.pri, whole genome shotgun sequence window:
- the cep41 gene encoding centrosomal protein of 41 kDa isoform X3: MSVRSSIGNPEFLKKRVVPNPKYRYVRARIDTGYSLSKYMEKIEELRRNYRYKRDELFKRLKVTTFAQLVLQVASVNEQGDGMLEELQREEGSNSVLSTLEPELHAIKVNDEEGPVEVPQKSPIELITRDESGEKPLSPRSTLQSVISGVGEIDVEKETQKLSHPELCPCPEKTDGPYPDCPYLLLDVRDRDAYDQCHIIGAYSYPIAMLSRTMNPYTKEILDYKNAPGKIILLYDEDERIASQAATTLCERGFENLFMLSGGLKVVAQMFPEGITTGSIPLSCQPPVLLTSRGRRSTPQEPPHSAEDKLRFTKDDLNKIQHYLDEILLPSNSPSNLSRLSSSRAQLKTSSSSVGGSFSARSQTGSIQNKPWK, from the exons GATACAGCCTTTCAAAGTATATGGAAAAAATTGAAGAGTTAAGAAGAa ATTATAGATATAAAAGAGATGAATTATTCAAAAGATTGAAAGTCACCACATTTGCCCAGCTG GTGCTGCAGGTGGCTTCTGTGAATGAACAAGGTGATGGGATGTTAGAAGAACTACAGCGGGAGGAAG GCTCGAATTCAGTGCTTTCTACACTAGAGCCCGAGCTCCATGCAATAAAGGTCAATGATGAAGAAGGTCCTGTGGAAGTGCCACAGAAATCTCCGATAGAATTAATAACTAGGGATGAGTCAGGCGAGAAACCACTTTCTCCCCGCTCCACCCTCCAAAG TGTTATCAGTGGTGTTGGGGAAATAGATGTTGAGAAGGAGACTCAGAAATTGTCTCACCCTGAGCTCTGCCCCTGtcctgaaaaaacagatggaccATACCCAGACTGTCCTTATTTGTTGTTGGATGTACGAGACCGTGATGCCTATGATCAATGTCACATTATTGGAG CCTACAGTTATCCTATAGCAATGTTGTCTAGGACTATGAACCCTTATACAAAGGAGATTCTAGACTAT AAAAATGCACCTGGGAAAATCATTCTGCTTTACGATGAAGATGAACGGATAGCTAGTCAGGCTGCCACAACACTGTGCGAGAGAGGTTTTGAGAATCTTTTCAtgctgtcaggag GGCTGAAAGTAGTTGCCCAGATGTTCCCAGAAGGAATAACCACTGGTTCAATTCCACTGTCATGCCAACCTCCAGTTCTCCTGACATCTCGCGGAAGACGGTCAACACCCCAGGAACCACCACATTCTGCAGAGGATAAGCTCCGGTTCACTAAAGATGATTTGAACAAGATCCAGCATTACTTGGACGAGATTCTACtaccatcaaactcaccca GCAACCTCAGTCGTCTTTCATCATCCAGAGCACAGTTGAAGACATCCAGCAGCTCTGTAGGTGGCTCCTTTAGTGCCCGATCCCAGACTGGCAGCATCCAAAACAAACCGTGGAAATAA
- the cep41 gene encoding centrosomal protein of 41 kDa isoform X4 — MSVRSSIGNPEFLKKRVVPNPKYRYVRARIDTGYSLSKYMEKIEELRRNYRYKRDELFKRLKVTTFAQLYAYTLVHRREGLCKMYIPWTNCSCRNVLQVASVNEQGDGMLEELQREEGSNSVLSTLEPELHAIKVNDEEGPVEVPQKSPIELITRDESGEKPLSPRSTLQSVISGVGEIDVEKETQKLSHPELCPCPEKTDGPYPDCPYLLLDVRDRDAYDQCHIIGGLKVVAQMFPEGITTGSIPLSCQPPVLLTSRGRRSTPQEPPHSAEDKLRFTKDDLNKIQHYLDEILLPSNSPSNLSRLSSSRAQLKTSSSSVGGSFSARSQTGSIQNKPWK; from the exons GATACAGCCTTTCAAAGTATATGGAAAAAATTGAAGAGTTAAGAAGAa ATTATAGATATAAAAGAGATGAATTATTCAAAAGATTGAAAGTCACCACATTTGCCCAGCTG TATGCCTATACTTTGGTACACAGGAGGGAAGGGCTATGCAAAATGTACATCCCTTGGACCAATTGCAGTTGCAGAAAT GTGCTGCAGGTGGCTTCTGTGAATGAACAAGGTGATGGGATGTTAGAAGAACTACAGCGGGAGGAAG GCTCGAATTCAGTGCTTTCTACACTAGAGCCCGAGCTCCATGCAATAAAGGTCAATGATGAAGAAGGTCCTGTGGAAGTGCCACAGAAATCTCCGATAGAATTAATAACTAGGGATGAGTCAGGCGAGAAACCACTTTCTCCCCGCTCCACCCTCCAAAG TGTTATCAGTGGTGTTGGGGAAATAGATGTTGAGAAGGAGACTCAGAAATTGTCTCACCCTGAGCTCTGCCCCTGtcctgaaaaaacagatggaccATACCCAGACTGTCCTTATTTGTTGTTGGATGTACGAGACCGTGATGCCTATGATCAATGTCACATTATTGGAG GGCTGAAAGTAGTTGCCCAGATGTTCCCAGAAGGAATAACCACTGGTTCAATTCCACTGTCATGCCAACCTCCAGTTCTCCTGACATCTCGCGGAAGACGGTCAACACCCCAGGAACCACCACATTCTGCAGAGGATAAGCTCCGGTTCACTAAAGATGATTTGAACAAGATCCAGCATTACTTGGACGAGATTCTACtaccatcaaactcaccca GCAACCTCAGTCGTCTTTCATCATCCAGAGCACAGTTGAAGACATCCAGCAGCTCTGTAGGTGGCTCCTTTAGTGCCCGATCCCAGACTGGCAGCATCCAAAACAAACCGTGGAAATAA
- the cep41 gene encoding centrosomal protein of 41 kDa isoform X2, which translates to MSVRSSIGNPEFLKKRVVPNPKYRYVRARIDTGYSLSKYMEKIEELRRNYRYKRDELFKRLKVTTFAQLYAYTLVHRREGLCKMYIPWTNCSCRNVLQVASVNEQGDGMLEELQREEGSNSVLSTLEPELHAIKVNDEEGPVEVPQKSPIELITRDESGEKPLSPRSTLQSVISGVGEIDVEKETQKLSHPELCPCPEKTDGPYPDCPYLLLDVRDRDAYDQCHIIGAYSYPIAMLSRTMNPYTKEILDYKNAPGKIILLYDEDERIASQAATTLCERGFENLFMLSGVLLTSRGRRSTPQEPPHSAEDKLRFTKDDLNKIQHYLDEILLPSNSPSNLSRLSSSRAQLKTSSSSVGGSFSARSQTGSIQNKPWK; encoded by the exons GATACAGCCTTTCAAAGTATATGGAAAAAATTGAAGAGTTAAGAAGAa ATTATAGATATAAAAGAGATGAATTATTCAAAAGATTGAAAGTCACCACATTTGCCCAGCTG TATGCCTATACTTTGGTACACAGGAGGGAAGGGCTATGCAAAATGTACATCCCTTGGACCAATTGCAGTTGCAGAAAT GTGCTGCAGGTGGCTTCTGTGAATGAACAAGGTGATGGGATGTTAGAAGAACTACAGCGGGAGGAAG GCTCGAATTCAGTGCTTTCTACACTAGAGCCCGAGCTCCATGCAATAAAGGTCAATGATGAAGAAGGTCCTGTGGAAGTGCCACAGAAATCTCCGATAGAATTAATAACTAGGGATGAGTCAGGCGAGAAACCACTTTCTCCCCGCTCCACCCTCCAAAG TGTTATCAGTGGTGTTGGGGAAATAGATGTTGAGAAGGAGACTCAGAAATTGTCTCACCCTGAGCTCTGCCCCTGtcctgaaaaaacagatggaccATACCCAGACTGTCCTTATTTGTTGTTGGATGTACGAGACCGTGATGCCTATGATCAATGTCACATTATTGGAG CCTACAGTTATCCTATAGCAATGTTGTCTAGGACTATGAACCCTTATACAAAGGAGATTCTAGACTAT AAAAATGCACCTGGGAAAATCATTCTGCTTTACGATGAAGATGAACGGATAGCTAGTCAGGCTGCCACAACACTGTGCGAGAGAGGTTTTGAGAATCTTTTCAtgctgtcaggag TTCTCCTGACATCTCGCGGAAGACGGTCAACACCCCAGGAACCACCACATTCTGCAGAGGATAAGCTCCGGTTCACTAAAGATGATTTGAACAAGATCCAGCATTACTTGGACGAGATTCTACtaccatcaaactcaccca GCAACCTCAGTCGTCTTTCATCATCCAGAGCACAGTTGAAGACATCCAGCAGCTCTGTAGGTGGCTCCTTTAGTGCCCGATCCCAGACTGGCAGCATCCAAAACAAACCGTGGAAATAA
- the cep41 gene encoding centrosomal protein of 41 kDa isoform X1, with protein MSVRSSIGNPEFLKKRVVPNPKYRYVRARIDTGYSLSKYMEKIEELRRNYRYKRDELFKRLKVTTFAQLYAYTLVHRREGLCKMYIPWTNCSCRNVLQVASVNEQGDGMLEELQREEGSNSVLSTLEPELHAIKVNDEEGPVEVPQKSPIELITRDESGEKPLSPRSTLQSVISGVGEIDVEKETQKLSHPELCPCPEKTDGPYPDCPYLLLDVRDRDAYDQCHIIGAYSYPIAMLSRTMNPYTKEILDYKNAPGKIILLYDEDERIASQAATTLCERGFENLFMLSGGLKVVAQMFPEGITTGSIPLSCQPPVLLTSRGRRSTPQEPPHSAEDKLRFTKDDLNKIQHYLDEILLPSNSPSNLSRLSSSRAQLKTSSSSVGGSFSARSQTGSIQNKPWK; from the exons GATACAGCCTTTCAAAGTATATGGAAAAAATTGAAGAGTTAAGAAGAa ATTATAGATATAAAAGAGATGAATTATTCAAAAGATTGAAAGTCACCACATTTGCCCAGCTG TATGCCTATACTTTGGTACACAGGAGGGAAGGGCTATGCAAAATGTACATCCCTTGGACCAATTGCAGTTGCAGAAAT GTGCTGCAGGTGGCTTCTGTGAATGAACAAGGTGATGGGATGTTAGAAGAACTACAGCGGGAGGAAG GCTCGAATTCAGTGCTTTCTACACTAGAGCCCGAGCTCCATGCAATAAAGGTCAATGATGAAGAAGGTCCTGTGGAAGTGCCACAGAAATCTCCGATAGAATTAATAACTAGGGATGAGTCAGGCGAGAAACCACTTTCTCCCCGCTCCACCCTCCAAAG TGTTATCAGTGGTGTTGGGGAAATAGATGTTGAGAAGGAGACTCAGAAATTGTCTCACCCTGAGCTCTGCCCCTGtcctgaaaaaacagatggaccATACCCAGACTGTCCTTATTTGTTGTTGGATGTACGAGACCGTGATGCCTATGATCAATGTCACATTATTGGAG CCTACAGTTATCCTATAGCAATGTTGTCTAGGACTATGAACCCTTATACAAAGGAGATTCTAGACTAT AAAAATGCACCTGGGAAAATCATTCTGCTTTACGATGAAGATGAACGGATAGCTAGTCAGGCTGCCACAACACTGTGCGAGAGAGGTTTTGAGAATCTTTTCAtgctgtcaggag GGCTGAAAGTAGTTGCCCAGATGTTCCCAGAAGGAATAACCACTGGTTCAATTCCACTGTCATGCCAACCTCCAGTTCTCCTGACATCTCGCGGAAGACGGTCAACACCCCAGGAACCACCACATTCTGCAGAGGATAAGCTCCGGTTCACTAAAGATGATTTGAACAAGATCCAGCATTACTTGGACGAGATTCTACtaccatcaaactcaccca GCAACCTCAGTCGTCTTTCATCATCCAGAGCACAGTTGAAGACATCCAGCAGCTCTGTAGGTGGCTCCTTTAGTGCCCGATCCCAGACTGGCAGCATCCAAAACAAACCGTGGAAATAA